Proteins encoded by one window of Cyclobacteriaceae bacterium:
- a CDS encoding DUF2384 domain-containing protein has product MKRGKAIDYSKIIEGYSPLELFEAVDKGLPAKVYVSIQKKTGLSHAEMAMILGVSVRYLKSKKRNDLLSTKASERLVKYYELWNYGLDVFDGNEENFKAWLKVPITQLNGKTPHEMMKNFIGMEMVKEVLGRIEYGVYS; this is encoded by the coding sequence ATGAAGCGTGGTAAAGCGATAGATTACAGTAAGATAATTGAAGGGTATTCACCATTAGAACTTTTTGAAGCTGTTGACAAAGGACTGCCAGCAAAAGTGTATGTTTCTATCCAAAAGAAGACTGGACTCTCTCATGCTGAAATGGCCATGATACTTGGGGTGAGCGTCCGTTATCTTAAAAGTAAAAAGCGAAACGACCTGTTAAGTACTAAGGCCTCCGAGAGACTGGTTAAGTATTATGAATTATGGAATTATGGCCTTGATGTTTTTGATGGGAACGAAGAAAATTTCAAAGCGTGGCTAAAGGTTCCTATTACACAGCTTAATGGTAAAACTCCGCATGAAATGATGAAAAATTTCATTGGCATGGAGATGGTTAAGGAGGTGTTAGGACGCATTGAATATGGTGTATATTCATGA
- a CDS encoding alpha-L-fucosidase translates to MCKIQTFLTIACYIVLVTTSVVAQEQPKRPSDFKPFHYKYSTLELYEKFSADMMKRAADDVKKLIEVNEKGKYKPNPESLANHKIPDWFRDAKLGIFFDWGPWSVPGYAVPRDPNLGTGGSYPDWYEFLMDYSYKSYHDTVWGPDFRRDDFLPLLTGEQLNADEYADLAVRSGAKYFVPFSRHHAGWTMWESSYTFRNAKEMGPKRDIKMELAQAVRKRGLKFALYFSIAEWEYPVIVDKRISQWDPTPNLAIFHDGMAILPRPIPYASYFPAVHDRMISGKIPVRDYYADYMMPLFKEAVDKFDPDIVWYDGGWGVPVSVSRAAELSAYFYNQAEGRKEVVINNRAGSALSAEEMAELRRLRESGDHDAATERTLRNRQLGDYTTPEYHIGKIDPSINWEVCRSISPAFGYNWTDNESNSLSSFELIKMFIEIVSGNGNLLLVINPDGKGKLSEIQRKRLLDLGDWLRINGEGIYSTRPWVKQVDGNQYFTQSKDGKYIYVHFVELPGESAVIKDLTALKGSKASLLGYKGQLKWNQSGSNLELNFPESLRNEFSKTSPYAWVLKIQVKK, encoded by the coding sequence ATGTGCAAGATTCAAACTTTTCTCACCATAGCTTGTTATATTGTACTTGTAACAACTTCTGTTGTCGCACAAGAACAACCAAAGCGACCTTCAGACTTTAAGCCATTCCATTATAAGTATTCAACACTTGAGCTTTACGAAAAATTTTCGGCAGATATGATGAAAAGGGCTGCCGATGATGTTAAAAAATTGATTGAAGTAAATGAAAAGGGTAAGTATAAACCAAATCCTGAGTCACTTGCTAATCATAAAATACCAGATTGGTTTCGTGATGCGAAGCTAGGCATATTTTTTGATTGGGGACCATGGTCTGTACCAGGGTATGCAGTTCCGAGAGATCCTAATCTTGGCACAGGTGGATCTTATCCTGATTGGTATGAATTTCTTATGGATTACTCCTATAAATCGTATCATGATACTGTTTGGGGCCCTGATTTTCGAAGAGATGATTTTTTACCATTACTAACTGGTGAACAGCTTAACGCTGATGAGTACGCTGATTTAGCTGTTCGGTCAGGAGCAAAATATTTTGTTCCATTTAGTCGTCATCATGCAGGCTGGACAATGTGGGAATCAAGCTATACATTTAGAAATGCAAAAGAAATGGGGCCTAAACGTGATATTAAAATGGAATTGGCTCAAGCCGTGCGCAAAAGAGGGCTCAAGTTTGCTTTGTATTTCTCAATTGCTGAATGGGAATATCCGGTAATTGTAGATAAACGTATAAGCCAATGGGATCCGACACCAAATCTTGCGATTTTTCATGACGGCATGGCTATACTTCCACGACCAATCCCATATGCAAGTTATTTTCCTGCAGTGCATGATAGAATGATTTCAGGTAAAATTCCGGTTCGTGACTATTATGCTGATTACATGATGCCTTTATTTAAGGAAGCTGTTGACAAATTTGACCCTGATATTGTGTGGTATGATGGAGGTTGGGGGGTACCAGTTTCTGTAAGCAGAGCGGCTGAATTGTCGGCATATTTTTACAATCAGGCAGAAGGCAGAAAGGAAGTTGTAATAAATAATCGAGCTGGTAGCGCGCTTTCAGCTGAAGAAATGGCCGAACTACGAAGGCTCCGTGAATCAGGTGATCATGATGCAGCAACTGAAAGAACTTTAAGAAATCGACAATTAGGAGATTATACTACTCCTGAGTACCATATTGGAAAAATTGATCCCTCGATCAATTGGGAAGTTTGTAGATCAATTAGTCCTGCATTTGGTTACAATTGGACTGATAACGAATCAAACTCATTATCGAGCTTTGAACTTATTAAAATGTTCATAGAAATTGTTTCAGGAAACGGAAACCTATTGTTGGTAATTAACCCAGATGGAAAAGGGAAATTATCAGAAATTCAACGTAAACGACTACTAGACTTAGGGGATTGGTTAAGAATTAACGGTGAAGGAATTTATTCTACAAGACCATGGGTAAAACAAGTTGATGGTAATCAATACTTTACACAGAGTAAGGATGGAAAGTATATCTATGTTCATTTTGTTGAATTGCCAGGTGAAAGTGCAGTGATAAAAGATTTAACAGCATTAAAGGGCTCAAAGGCAAGTTTGCTTGGTTACAAAGGTCAACTAAAATGGAACCAGTCAGGCAGTAATTTAGAATTGAACTTTCCTGAAAGTTTGCGTAATGAATTTTCAAAGACGTCTCCATATGCATGGGTACTTAAGATTCAAGTAAAGAAATAA
- a CDS encoding sugar porter family MFS transporter: MNQPSIRYNKLFLWLVSLTAAMGGFLFGYDWVVIGGAKPFYEPFFGLESATQKGWGTSSALIGCMAGAILCVMLADRYGRKKLLLFAGLLFTISAIGTALVNSFFGFNFYRIVGGVAMGIALNLSPMYIAEIAPPEKRGMYVSINQLLIMIGVLMAQVVNWQISLLDTDLIDNASSAIIAQSWSGLYGWRWMFGVEAIPAFIFFLLMFFVPESVRWLVKNNHIDRAQRILEKIGGQEYARNQIDEVKSTVSLDDISHVDFKKLLNPNILKFIGLGVFLAFLQQWSGLNVIIYYASDIFQAAGYNLKQMMLNIVVIGSVMVVAVIITMLTVDRLGRKKLMLFGTISMAIVYAFIGFSFYHNYTGVVVVLLVLANVLFYSITLAPLLWVILSEIFPNRIRGAAMSIAALAHWIGNFSLTFTFPTIKENLGWANNFWLYGIICAFGFIVLLLYLPETKGKTLEQIEKELIR; this comes from the coding sequence TTGAATCAACCGTCTATTCGTTATAATAAACTATTTCTTTGGCTTGTAAGTCTTACAGCCGCTATGGGTGGCTTCCTTTTTGGTTATGATTGGGTTGTTATTGGTGGAGCAAAACCCTTTTATGAGCCATTTTTTGGACTTGAGTCTGCAACCCAAAAGGGTTGGGGCACAAGTTCAGCACTAATAGGATGCATGGCAGGGGCAATACTATGCGTCATGTTGGCAGATAGATATGGTAGAAAAAAACTGCTATTATTTGCCGGACTACTATTTACGATATCCGCAATTGGGACTGCCCTTGTTAATTCATTCTTTGGGTTTAATTTTTACCGCATTGTTGGTGGTGTAGCTATGGGGATAGCTCTTAATCTTTCCCCAATGTATATAGCAGAAATTGCTCCACCTGAAAAGCGTGGAATGTATGTATCTATAAACCAATTGTTAATAATGATTGGTGTTCTTATGGCACAAGTCGTCAACTGGCAGATTTCTCTATTGGATACTGACTTGATTGATAATGCCTCTTCGGCCATTATTGCACAAAGCTGGAGTGGTTTGTATGGCTGGCGATGGATGTTTGGTGTTGAAGCAATTCCTGCTTTTATTTTCTTTTTATTGATGTTTTTTGTCCCTGAGAGTGTTAGATGGCTGGTTAAGAATAATCACATTGACCGAGCACAAAGAATACTTGAGAAAATAGGAGGACAAGAATATGCAAGAAACCAAATTGATGAAGTAAAATCAACAGTATCACTTGATGATATCTCACATGTTGATTTTAAGAAACTTCTGAATCCAAATATTTTGAAATTTATCGGCTTAGGTGTTTTCCTGGCATTTCTACAACAATGGAGCGGACTGAATGTAATTATTTATTACGCTTCTGATATTTTTCAAGCTGCTGGCTACAATTTGAAACAGATGATGTTAAATATTGTAGTAATTGGTTCTGTCATGGTCGTAGCAGTGATTATTACCATGCTTACAGTCGATCGTCTTGGCAGAAAAAAACTTATGTTATTTGGAACAATCTCGATGGCTATAGTCTATGCATTTATTGGATTCTCATTTTATCATAACTATACTGGTGTTGTGGTAGTGTTGCTTGTTCTTGCCAATGTATTATTCTATTCAATAACGCTTGCACCATTATTATGGGTTATTCTTTCTGAGATATTTCCAAATCGGATTCGCGGAGCAGCAATGTCGATAGCAGCTCTAGCGCATTGGATAGGTAATTTTTCTCTTACATTTACATTTCCAACAATTAAGGAAAACTTAGGTTGGGCCAATAATTTCTGGTTGTATGGTATAATTTGTGCATTTGGTTTTATTGTATTACTTCTCTACTTACCGGAAACAAAAGGAAAAACACTTGAGCAAATTGAGAAAGAACTAATTCGTTGA
- a CDS encoding alpha-L-fucosidase: MKLSLKQNFIAYWIIIFLFIGCADKQAKNESEMPNSKHLTTSPDQPKRPENFQPFRYKYSIVELNKRFTEDILKRGSEELKKLSEVNAKGPYKPTIESLGSHPMPEWFQDAKLGIFLDWGPWSAAGYAPKKGAEASTGGSYPDWYEFLMDYLYKEYHDEVFGADFRRDDLLPMLTGSNFDAEEYVQLTIDAGARYLVPFSKHHGGWTMWESSYTKRNAVEMGPGRDIYKELAEASKKNNIKLGFYFSVSEWEYPVIVEQPVTQWAPVKNIAIFQDELGQIPRGKPLTTYFPAVHDRMISGKIPVRDYFADYMMPSFKEAIDKFDPDLVWYDGGWGSPVSVSRAAELSAYFYNQANNRKEVVINNRAGSTMTDEELSQFMEYMKSGEQEKAMQLYLNSARLGDYGTPEYTIGEVDITKKWEVCRSISPAFGYNWQDDEESSQSSEDLIKMFIKIVAENGNLLLVINPDGSGKLSEIQKNRLKELGLWLKINGEGIYSTRPWIRQQDGDLFFTSSKEGKYVYAHLTSWPGEKLTINGITPSSDSKITMLGFDDSLVWNQSEAGVVITLPETLQVESNRPTKYAWVIKVQIK, from the coding sequence ATGAAACTATCATTGAAGCAAAATTTCATTGCTTATTGGATTATAATCTTTCTATTTATTGGTTGTGCCGATAAGCAAGCAAAGAATGAAAGTGAAATGCCAAATAGCAAGCATCTCACCACGTCACCCGACCAGCCTAAGCGTCCTGAAAATTTCCAACCATTTAGGTATAAATACTCTATAGTTGAGTTGAATAAACGATTCACTGAGGATATACTAAAGCGAGGAAGCGAAGAATTGAAGAAGTTATCTGAAGTTAACGCTAAAGGACCATATAAGCCAACAATCGAGTCGTTGGGTAGTCACCCAATGCCTGAATGGTTTCAAGACGCTAAGTTAGGGATATTTTTGGATTGGGGACCTTGGTCTGCCGCAGGGTATGCACCGAAAAAAGGGGCGGAGGCTAGTACTGGTGGATCATATCCTGATTGGTATGAATTTTTGATGGATTATTTATACAAAGAATATCATGATGAAGTGTTTGGAGCCGACTTTAGAAGAGATGATTTATTACCAATGTTAACTGGTTCAAATTTTGACGCTGAGGAATACGTACAACTCACCATAGATGCGGGAGCTCGGTATCTTGTTCCATTCTCTAAACATCATGGTGGCTGGACTATGTGGGAGTCGTCTTATACTAAGAGAAATGCAGTTGAAATGGGGCCAGGGCGTGATATTTATAAAGAACTTGCTGAGGCATCTAAAAAAAATAATATCAAACTTGGATTCTATTTTTCTGTTTCAGAATGGGAATATCCGGTTATTGTTGAACAACCGGTTACGCAATGGGCTCCTGTTAAAAACATTGCAATCTTTCAAGATGAGCTTGGACAAATACCACGTGGAAAGCCTTTAACAACTTATTTTCCTGCAGTTCATGACAGGATGATTTCGGGCAAAATTCCTGTTCGGGATTATTTTGCAGACTACATGATGCCTTCGTTTAAAGAAGCTATCGACAAGTTTGATCCTGACTTAGTCTGGTATGATGGAGGATGGGGAAGTCCAGTGTCTGTTAGTAGAGCTGCTGAATTGTCTGCATATTTTTATAATCAAGCAAATAACCGTAAGGAAGTAGTTATAAATAATAGGGCTGGCAGTACCATGACTGATGAAGAACTGAGTCAATTTATGGAATACATGAAGAGTGGCGAACAGGAAAAGGCAATGCAACTATACCTTAACTCTGCGAGACTAGGTGATTATGGAACCCCTGAGTATACAATAGGAGAAGTTGATATTACTAAGAAATGGGAGGTTTGCAGATCAATTAGCCCTGCATTTGGTTACAATTGGCAAGATGATGAAGAGAGTTCACAGAGTAGCGAAGATTTAATTAAGATGTTTATCAAAATAGTAGCCGAGAATGGTAATTTACTTCTAGTGATTAATCCGGATGGTTCAGGTAAACTTTCTGAAATACAAAAAAATAGACTTAAAGAGCTAGGACTGTGGCTTAAGATTAATGGTGAGGGTATTTATTCAACGCGTCCATGGATAAGGCAACAAGATGGTGATCTTTTCTTTACTAGTAGCAAGGAAGGGAAATATGTCTATGCACATTTGACATCATGGCCAGGAGAAAAGCTAACTATAAATGGGATAACTCCAAGCAGTGATTCAAAGATAACTATGTTGGGATTCGATGATAGCTTAGTCTGGAATCAAAGTGAAGCAGGTGTAGTTATCACGCTTCCCGAAACTTTACAGGTAGAATCCAACCGTCCAACAAAATATGCTTGGGTAATAAAAGTACAAATAAAATAG
- a CDS encoding DUF5916 domain-containing protein — protein sequence MSYAQGVEKKILTIERTDTSIILDGNLDDEAWKISKVYSGFKQYFPYDTSYAVNDTEIRLSYDKDFVYLSAKVYEVITGNYVSVSLRRDFTDESTDGIGLVLDTFKDGTNGFFFGITPYGVQREGLISNGGVQVSDIDFSWDNKWFSYVKIYDAFWVAEIAIPFKTLRFNEGASIWGINVFRVDSKLNERSTLTPVPRQFQLSNLAFLSSLTWDKPLRKTSNNISVIPYIAANSSKAYLAESNLESDVSLGGDIKIAVSPSLNLDLTINPDFSQVEVDQQQTNLDRFELFFPERRQFFLENADLFSSFGLSNARPFFSRRIGVAIDSASGQNIQNQIIAGARLSGKIDKNWRIGIMSMQTAKDNLLNIPSLNYSVAVVQRKLFTRSNISAIYVNKSNFENLPIDVYNPALGNFSRLIGLDYNLASPDGKWIGKAYYHHSFNKLNNSNPISHGATLLFNTLKFNASWTHQFVGEDFETSVGFLPRNDFKRINPVLGYNIFPKSNWINQHVLQLSNNFLWNNTWGITDYNFSTSWTTVFQSTARYNFSILSNYVKLFTPFNPTGNQEQLFQPGESFSQTGFLSSFQSDTRKKFNYFLQVISGGFYNGNLKQLSGSISYRFKQYAAFSLTYNINKIDLAEGYDDANLVLLGQRVDVTFTKSLFWTTFTQYNSQFRNLNINSRLQWRFKPASDFFLVYTENYFPENLKVKNRAIVAKLTYWINF from the coding sequence ATGAGTTATGCTCAAGGAGTTGAGAAGAAAATACTGACAATTGAAAGAACTGATACTTCGATTATACTTGATGGCAATCTTGATGATGAAGCTTGGAAAATTTCAAAAGTATATAGTGGATTTAAGCAGTATTTTCCGTATGATACGTCCTATGCTGTAAATGATACTGAAATTAGGCTGAGTTACGATAAAGATTTCGTTTACCTATCGGCAAAAGTATACGAGGTAATAACAGGTAATTATGTTTCTGTCTCTTTAAGGCGAGATTTTACCGATGAGTCAACTGATGGTATTGGATTAGTATTAGATACATTTAAAGATGGAACTAATGGATTTTTTTTCGGCATTACGCCTTATGGTGTTCAGAGAGAAGGATTAATTTCAAATGGCGGTGTACAAGTTTCTGATATAGATTTTTCCTGGGATAATAAATGGTTTTCTTATGTTAAAATATACGATGCATTTTGGGTGGCGGAAATTGCAATACCATTTAAGACTCTCCGGTTCAACGAAGGGGCTTCTATTTGGGGAATAAATGTATTTAGGGTAGACTCAAAACTGAATGAGCGCTCTACTTTAACGCCAGTACCTCGACAATTTCAACTTTCTAATTTAGCATTTTTGAGTAGCTTAACTTGGGATAAACCCCTAAGAAAGACCAGTAACAATATATCCGTAATTCCATACATTGCAGCTAACTCCTCTAAAGCTTACTTAGCCGAAAGCAATCTTGAATCGGATGTCTCTCTTGGGGGAGACATAAAAATCGCTGTCAGTCCCTCCTTAAATTTGGACTTAACAATTAATCCAGACTTTTCACAGGTAGAAGTTGATCAGCAACAAACTAATTTAGATCGATTTGAACTTTTCTTTCCAGAAAGGAGACAATTTTTTCTGGAAAATGCAGATTTGTTTTCAAGCTTCGGACTATCTAATGCTCGTCCTTTCTTCTCCAGACGCATTGGAGTTGCCATTGATTCTGCAAGCGGTCAGAATATTCAAAATCAAATAATTGCAGGTGCAAGATTGAGTGGTAAAATTGACAAAAATTGGCGAATTGGTATTATGAGTATGCAAACAGCTAAGGACAATTTGCTTAATATTCCATCGCTAAATTATAGTGTAGCAGTAGTACAGCGTAAATTGTTCACAAGATCAAATATCAGTGCTATTTATGTTAATAAGAGCAACTTTGAGAATTTGCCCATTGACGTTTATAATCCAGCGTTAGGTAATTTCAGTAGATTAATTGGTCTGGATTATAATCTGGCGTCTCCCGATGGAAAATGGATCGGAAAAGCATACTATCATCATTCATTTAATAAATTAAATAACTCCAATCCTATATCTCATGGAGCAACATTACTATTTAATACACTCAAGTTCAATGCATCATGGACTCATCAGTTCGTTGGAGAAGATTTTGAAACAAGTGTGGGGTTCCTTCCTAGAAATGACTTTAAGCGGATTAATCCGGTTTTAGGTTATAATATATTTCCTAAATCAAATTGGATAAATCAACACGTTTTACAACTTTCAAATAATTTTCTGTGGAATAACACATGGGGTATTACTGATTACAATTTTTCTACATCATGGACAACAGTATTTCAATCGACTGCACGGTATAATTTTTCAATCCTCAGCAATTATGTGAAGTTATTTACTCCTTTCAATCCTACAGGGAATCAAGAACAGTTATTCCAACCTGGTGAAAGCTTTTCGCAAACCGGATTCTTATCATCTTTTCAATCAGATACCCGTAAAAAGTTTAATTATTTTTTACAAGTAATAAGTGGTGGATTTTACAATGGTAATCTAAAACAACTCTCTGGGAGCATCAGTTATCGCTTTAAACAATACGCAGCCTTCTCATTGACTTATAATATTAATAAGATTGATTTAGCTGAGGGTTATGATGATGCAAATTTAGTCTTACTTGGTCAACGTGTTGATGTTACCTTTACAAAAAGTCTGTTCTGGACCACTTTTACCCAATACAATAGCCAATTTAGAAATTTGAATATTAATTCACGATTACAGTGGAGATTTAAGCCTGCTTCTGATTTCTTTCTCGTATATACTGAAAATTATTTTCCTGAGAATTTGAAGGTTAAAAATCGTGCTATTGTAGCTAAATTGACATACTGGATTAATTTTTAA
- a CDS encoding aldose 1-epimerase family protein yields MVIDNKSWLNKISNHNQLGGIETSVIDNGCGSGTRIAWINTGSGLRYKVVLDRGLDIADAFFNRFSLAWLSHTGVTAPQLYSTHGFDWLKSFSGGLVTTCGLTHIGAPEYDQNGDRGLHDRISNISAQVDSIVQPDLIRNQFEMSISGTMIQSQVLGPSLELKRKISSTLGLSQIRIEDKVTNIGNEPAPLMLLYHINLGWPLVDEGARIFWEGNWTARENESKALIFKNGNDFKKCRTPLESHNGNGEEAAFIDINENSDGICECGISNQSIKLEIFIRFKKHQLPWLTNWQHWGRNEYVTALEPCTHPPIGQAKARDEGTLINLLPSETLQFEIEIEIREIS; encoded by the coding sequence ATGGTTATCGACAATAAAAGCTGGCTTAATAAGATTTCCAATCACAATCAATTAGGAGGAATTGAGACATCCGTTATTGATAATGGATGCGGCAGTGGTACAAGGATAGCTTGGATAAATACAGGTTCAGGTCTAAGGTATAAAGTAGTTCTTGACAGAGGGTTAGATATTGCAGATGCTTTTTTTAATAGATTTAGTTTAGCATGGCTGAGTCATACAGGAGTAACTGCACCACAGCTTTATTCAACTCATGGATTTGATTGGTTGAAGTCATTTAGTGGTGGATTGGTTACAACATGTGGCTTAACACATATAGGTGCACCTGAGTATGATCAGAATGGTGATAGGGGACTTCATGATAGGATAAGCAATATATCAGCTCAAGTTGATTCGATTGTACAACCTGACCTAATTAGAAATCAATTTGAGATGAGTATATCTGGTACGATGATACAGTCACAAGTACTTGGCCCTAGTCTTGAGCTAAAGAGAAAAATATCAAGCACTCTTGGTCTATCACAAATCCGTATAGAAGACAAAGTAACTAATATTGGCAACGAACCCGCTCCTTTAATGCTTTTATATCATATAAACCTTGGTTGGCCACTTGTTGATGAAGGAGCAAGAATATTTTGGGAAGGGAATTGGACAGCAAGAGAAAATGAAAGCAAAGCATTAATCTTTAAAAATGGTAATGACTTCAAAAAGTGTAGAACTCCTTTGGAAAGCCACAATGGAAATGGAGAGGAAGCAGCATTTATTGATATAAATGAAAATAGTGATGGAATATGTGAATGTGGAATTTCTAATCAGTCGATTAAGCTTGAAATATTTATTCGGTTTAAAAAGCACCAACTGCCATGGCTAACAAATTGGCAGCATTGGGGACGGAACGAATACGTAACAGCATTAGAACCCTGTACACATCCGCCAATTGGACAAGCAAAGGCAAGAGATGAAGGCACTCTAATAAATTTGCTTCCCTCGGAAACCTTGCAGTTTGAAATTGAAATTGAAATAAGAGAAATTAGTTAG
- a CDS encoding site-specific integrase, translating to MAGLTIIKNQVDNPLPKASQVLVDYDYWLKKRYDASPAYLANAKSFLRSYRQGGDVKAQLEDYISSKGPALRSILNRFLNFLAGRKFTYLINDLHETKLPVSNLFVKLFLISNQDRFRSKGTLSIYATVLNGYFLAIKDDVTRINKRTANKYILAPTLSDYTKRLYKSVLKAFCEWALMYQALDSRDLSREQRMVKSGLKKISVQSLREIAAIKVIIPRSISGTYHKDSLSESQRKRLLKLAKTPRDKAILALMAWNGLRSMEVLRLNVGDIKLSQGKILVWSKGKSEKSKDTIKLSSIARKELMIYLKKSKIKRGKVFPKLTRQELDSLIRRYFKKLRVKGKYSPHSLRHTAGQLMYEKNIPMELIQKTLRHADMRTTMMYAQKAIDKNYFMRMKRF from the coding sequence ATGGCGGGGCTAACAATTATTAAGAATCAAGTAGATAATCCACTGCCTAAAGCCTCCCAGGTTCTCGTTGATTATGATTATTGGCTAAAAAAGCGCTACGATGCAAGCCCAGCATACCTTGCTAATGCCAAATCGTTTCTACGCTCCTATCGCCAGGGAGGAGACGTGAAGGCTCAGTTGGAGGATTATATCAGCAGCAAGGGGCCAGCACTCAGATCGATCTTAAATCGATTCCTTAATTTTCTGGCGGGCCGTAAGTTCACCTACCTGATTAATGACTTGCACGAGACGAAGCTCCCGGTTTCTAACCTGTTCGTCAAATTGTTTTTGATTTCCAATCAGGACAGGTTTCGATCAAAGGGTACCCTAAGTATTTACGCTACTGTGCTGAATGGATATTTCCTTGCAATCAAAGATGATGTCACCAGGATTAATAAACGAACTGCCAATAAGTACATTCTGGCCCCTACCCTTTCCGATTATACCAAGAGGCTATATAAATCTGTTTTGAAGGCTTTTTGTGAATGGGCGTTGATGTATCAAGCTCTTGATTCCAGGGATTTATCTCGTGAGCAACGAATGGTTAAGTCAGGATTGAAAAAAATCAGTGTGCAATCCCTTCGAGAAATTGCTGCCATTAAAGTAATTATCCCCCGCAGCATATCAGGTACCTATCATAAGGATAGCTTATCTGAGAGTCAACGGAAGCGGTTATTAAAGTTAGCGAAAACTCCCCGCGATAAAGCCATTCTGGCACTCATGGCATGGAATGGTTTGCGATCCATGGAGGTACTGCGCTTGAATGTTGGAGACATCAAGTTATCGCAAGGCAAAATCCTGGTTTGGAGTAAGGGCAAAAGCGAAAAATCCAAGGATACCATCAAGCTCTCATCGATAGCCCGCAAAGAATTGATGATTTACCTGAAAAAATCTAAGATTAAGCGTGGAAAAGTATTTCCAAAACTTACGCGTCAGGAACTGGATTCACTTATTCGGAGGTATTTCAAAAAACTCCGAGTGAAGGGAAAATATAGTCCGCATAGTTTACGGCATACCGCTGGTCAGCTTATGTATGAGAAGAACATACCGATGGAACTCATTCAAAAAACCCTGAGGCATGCGGATATGAGAACAACCATGATGTATGCACAGAAAGCCATTGATAAGAACTATTTTATGCGGATGAAGCGGTTTTGA